CATTCCGCACGGTCGTGGAATGGGATCATCTGGTGCTGCTGTGGTTTCAGGCATTGTTGCTGCCAAGGGGCTACTAGAGGGCATCGTTGAGATGACCGATAAAGACCTGCTTGACATTGCCACCGAGCTCGAGGGCCACCCAGATAACGTAGCGCCAGCGCTATTCGGTGGACTCACTATCGCTTGGGAAGACGAATCTGGCCCGCACCACAAGAAGTTGTTCGTGCACCGTGGGGTTTCTCCACTTGAGTTGGTTCCAAATCACAAGATGTCGACTGCACTGGCTCGCTCGCTGCAGCCTGAATCGGTGCCGCACAATGATGCTGTTTTCAACGTTTCACGCTCAGCGCTGCTAATCGCGGCACTTACCCAGAGCCCAGAGCTTATGTTGGCTGCGACCGAGGACCGTCTTCACCAGGACTATCGAGCTGCTGCCATGCCTGAGACTGACTCTTTGGTTCAGTTGATGCGTGAACACGGGCATGCAGCTGTGGTATCAGGCGCAGGCCCATCAGTGTTGGTCTTGGCAAGTGATCCTGCCGAACGCCTTGAAGCCGCAAAACTGGCCGCAAAACACTATCCAGAATGGAAAGCGTTGCTGTTGGCTGTGGACTTCAAAGGTGCTACTGTTGTTTTGCACCAATAATTGGTGAAACCCGTAAATCTAATTACGGTGAAGCGCGATCAAACCGCGCATACGTGACTCTCTAAATTCAATTAGTCACGGCTTATCTCCTAAGAAAGAGAAATCAAAAAACATGGATGAAATCCAGGAAACCACTGCTCCGGTACGTAAAAGCCGTCGTGTAGTTGCTGATGCAGCAGCTCCAGCAGCAGATTCAGCTGCCACCGCAGCGCCAAAAAAGACCACTCGCACCCGTGCCGCAAAGGCCAGCACCGATGCTGCCGAGGCTCCGGCTGAAAAGGCTCCAGCAGCCAAGGCTCCACGCGCCGCTAAGACTGAGCAGTCAGAGGCTCCAGCTGAGTCAAAGGCTCCAGCCGAGGCCAAGTCTGAGAAGTCAGAGTCTGCAGGTGAGGGCCAGGAGCGCTCAGAGCGTTCAGGCAACAACCGTAACCGTAACCGCAACCGTAACCGCAACCGCAACGGCGGCGAATCGAACGGTTCAGAGTCGGGCGAATCGCGCGATTCAAACGAGTCAGCTCCGCGTGACAACGCCAACCGCGACAACTCAACTCGCGACAACGATTCACGCAACGATCGCGACTTCAATGACGAGCGCCGCAACCGCAACGGTCGGAACCGTAACCGCAATGACCGTTACCGCGACCGCAACGATCGCCGTGGCGGCCGTGGCAATGGCGGTATGCAGGACGAGATCGAACCAGAAATCTCTCCAGATGACATTTTGGTTCCGGTTGCCGGAATCCTGGATGTTCTAGACAACTATGCGTTTGTTCGCACCAGCGGTTACCTTCCTGGCCCGAACGACGTCTATGTTTCACTAGGTCAGGTCAAGAAGTACAACCTTCGTAAGGGTGACGCTGTAGTTGGCGCTATCCGCCAGCCAAAAGAGGGCGAAGGCCAGGGTCGCCAGAAGTTCAACGCGATTGTTCGCATCGACTCAATCAACGGCCTTACCCAAGAGCAGGCTGCCAACCGTGTTGAGTTTGGCAAGCTTACTCCGCTTTACCCTCAGTCGCGTTTGCGCCTTGAGACCGAGCCAAACAAGTTGAGCACCCGAATTATCGACTTGGTTTCACCAATCGGTAAGGGTCAGCGCGGTTTGATTGTTTCGCCACCAAAGGCCGGTAAGACCTTGGTGCTGCAGGCAATTGCAAACTCAATCGCAGTCAACAACCCAGAAGTTCACCTGATGGTGGTTTTGGTTGACGAGCGTCCTGAAGAAGTTACCGACATGCAGCGCACCGTCAAGGGTGAGGTCATCGCTTCTACCTTCGACCGTCCGGCTGAAGACCACACCACCGTTGCTGAGTTGGCAATCGAGCGCGCAAAGCGTTTGGTTGAGCTTGGTCACGACGTTGTCGTCCTCCTTGACTCAATTACCCGTCTGGGCCGCGCCTACAACCTAAGCGCACCTGCATCAGGTCGAATCCTGTCAGGTGGTGTTGACTCGTCAGCACTTTACCCACCAAAGCGCTTCTTTGGTGCAGCTCGAAACATCGAGGATGGCGGCTCGCTGACCATCCTGGCTACCGCTCTCGTTGAGACCGGTTCAAAGATGGATGAGGTTATCTTCGAAGAGTTCAAGGGAACCGGAAACATGGAGCTTCGCCTGTCACGTTCACTTGCTGACAAGCGCATCTTCCCAGCCGTTGACGTCAACGCATCTGGTACTCGTCGCGAAGAAATGCTGATGAGCCCAGATGAAACCAAGATTGTCTGGAAGCTTCGCCGCGCACTTGCAGGTCTAGAGCAGCAGCAGGCGCTTGAGCTCGTGATCAGCCGTCTGAAAGAAACCTCAAGCAATGTTGAGTTCTTGATGAAGGTTCAGAAGTCAATGCCAGTTCCAACCGGTTCTGACTCGGAGTAAAAATTGCTCTCTTCGGTTCAACCACTAATTGCTGAGCACGCAGAGCTTCAGACCAAGTTGTCTGACCCTGCGCTGCACGGTAACCCAGCTCTGGCCAAAAAACTCAATCGTCGCTATGCCGAATTGAGCACGATTGTTGCCGCCTATAACCAGGTTGTTTCACTAAACGAAGACCTGAAGGCAGCCAAAGAGTTGGCCAAAGAAGATGAGATGTTTGCCGAGGAGGCAACCATTACTGAAGAGCGTTTGCTGGCTGCAAATGAAAAACTTCGTCGCCTTCTGATTCCTCGCGACCCAGATGATGGCCGTGACGTAATTATGGAAATCAAGGCCGGCGAAGGTGGCGCTGAGTCAGCTCTGTTTGCAGCCGACTTGCTTCGCATGTACATCCAGTACGCCAACTCAAAGGGTTGGAAGACCGAAGTTCTTGATAAGAACGAGTCAGATTTGGGTGGAATCAAAGACATTCAGCTGGCAATCAAGAGCAATGCAACTGACCCGTCACAGGGCGTTCACGCGCACCTGAAGTATGAGGGTGGCGTTCACCGCGTGCAGCGTGTTCCGGCCACTGAAACTCAGGGTCGCATCCACACCTCGGCGGCTGGCGTTTTGGTGTTCCCAGAGGTAGATGAGCCTGAAGAGGTCGAGATCAGCCAAAACGATCTCCGCATCGACGTCTATCGTTCTTCTGGTCCTGGCGGCCAGTCGGTCAACACGACTGACTCTGCTGTTCGAATCACCCACTTGCCAACCGGCATCACTGTTGCCATGCAGAACGAGAAGTCGCAGCTGCAGAACCGTGAAGCGGCCATGCGTGTTCTTCGAGCACGTATTCTGGCTGCTCAGCAAGAGGCCATCGAGGCAGAGCAGTCAGCGGCTCGAAAGTCTCAGGTTAAGTCTGTCGACCGTTCTGAGCGCATTCGCACTTATAACTATCCAGAAAACCGCATTGCAGATCACCGCACTGGATACAAGGCCTACAACCTCGATGCTGTTATGGACGGTGCACTTGAGCCGGTTATCCAGTCAGCTATTCAGATGGATGAAGAAGCGCGTCTAGCGGCACTCGGTTCTGCTGAATCGAAGTAAAGCTCTTGTTTCTGCGCGAACTCATCGAGCACGCAACTGAACGTTTTACCCAGGTGGGTATCGAGTCAGCGGCGGTCGATGCAGAACTCTTAGCCGGGCACGTTCTTGGTTTGAGTCGCGGGGGAGTCCAGGCTCAAATGTTGATCGGTGGCAAGGTTTCTGCTGATCAGGCCAAGCAAATCACCGATCTGTTCGGCAGGCGTCTGGCTAGAGAACCACTCCAGCACATCACCGGAAGCGGTTACTTTCGAAACTTAGAGCTTGAAGTCGGCCGCGGAGTTTTTATCCCACGTCCAGAGACTGAGTTCGTAGCCCAATTGGCGATCGACGCTCTCGCAAAGGTAGAGAGCGTCAATCCGATTGCTGTTGATTTGGGTACCGGTTCAGGAGCCATCGCGTTGGCTATGGCTACCGAAGTGCCTAACGCGCGGGTTTACGCAGTTGAGAAATCAGATGATGCCATGCCGTTCACCTCGGCAAACTTCAAGAAGTATGGCTCTGTGAATGCCCGTCTGATCCAAGGCGATTTGGCTGAGGCATTTGAGGAGCTAAATGGTCAGGTAGCGGTAGTTGCCTCGAATCCGCCTTACATTCCTTCAGCCGCGGTGCCAAGAGACGTAGAGGTGCACCTTCACGATCCTGGTCTTGCGCTTTACGGTGGCCAAGACGGCATGGACGTAATTCACCAGGTGTCGGCCACAGCCCGTCGACTTTTGGTAACCGGGGGAGTGCTTGTAATCGAGCACGCCGACTCACAATCCAATCAGGTCTGTCAACTACTATTGGCTGATGGATGGCGCGAAGTTCAAGCTCATCGCGATCTAACCGACCGCGACCGCGCAGTAACCGCCATCAAGTAGTCCCCAGCCACATAGGAGTGTGAAGTGCAGCGAGTTTTTGATTGCTCAGTCGACACTGACCTGTTGACCGGTATGCGTCGCGCCAAGGTTTCCCTAGGTCGCGGTGAACTCGTCGTTCTGCCCACCGACACGGTGTACGGTATCGGCTGCGATGCTTTCTCGGCCAAGGGTGTTCAGGCGCTTTTGGCTGCCAAAGGTCGAACCCCGCAGTCGCCGCCGCCGGTCCTAATTGGCAACGTGAACACCCTGCATGCACTTGCCGAAGATGTTCCTGATGTTGCCCGCCGTCTGGCTGACACATTTTGGCCCGGCGCCCTAACCATGATTCTTCGTGCCCAGCCTTCACTTAACTGGGACCTCGGCGAGACCAAAGGCACCGTTGCTCTCCGTATGCCAGACCACAAGATTGCTTTGGCTCTGCTTGAGGACGTTGGCCCAATGGCGGTATCAAGCGCCAACCTGACCGGCCAGCCGGCAGCAACTACCTGCACTCAGGCTCACGACTATCTGGGTGAAAGTGTTCAGGTATACCTCGATAGCGGCAACAGCCCTAAGGGTGAGGCGTCCACCATTCTTGATCTAACCGGCATTACCGACTCATATGACGCCGACGGAAACCTAAGCACCACCGGAAAAATCCGCATTGTTCGCCGCGGTGCACTATCCGAGGCAAAACTACGATCGGTTGCCGGCGAATTACTTGAGGGTGCCAACTAGCCGATGCGCGCCTATTTATTGATGATGCTGGTTGCAGCAGCCGTGACCTTTGTGGGCACTTGGGCTGTTTTGAAACTCGCTCATAAATACAAGATTTACCCGCAAATCCGATCAAGAGATGTGCACACCAGGCCAACCCCAAGACTCGGGGGAGTAGCCATGTTTTTGGGCTTTACCGCAGCGGTGCTCACAGCAGGCTCGCTGGGTTGGTTCAAGAGTGTTTTCAGCGATCCAATCCACATCATCGCAATTGTGGTGGCCGCATTTCTAATCACTCTGCTCGGTTTCTTAGATGACCTTTACGACCTGGACTGGAGCCTAAAGCTTGCCGGTCAATTTGTTGTCGCCGGAATCCTCGCCTGGCAGGGTGTCCAGGTGGTTTCTCTGCCCATCGCCGGCCTCACCATTGGCAGCTTTGGTATCTCATTTGTTGCAACTGTGTTCCTGACGGTTTTGGTCATGAACGCAGTGAATTTCATCGATGGGCTCGACGGTCTGGTAGCTGGCGTAGTGCTTATCGGCACCGGCGTATTCTTTGCCTACTCATACCTATTGGCCCAGCAAACCTCGCCTACTAACTACTTCAACCTGGCCTCGCTGATCTCAGCGATTGTCATCGGCATGTGCGTGGGTTTCTTGCCATTCAATTGGCACCGGGCCAAGATCTTTATGGGTGACACCGGAGCCATGCTCTTGGGCCTTCTGATGGCCACCTCGGCTCTAACCGTTACGGGCCAGATTGACCCTCAGTTGGTCAGTAGGGGCGAACAAATCCCAGCCTTCATCCCACTGATCCTGCCTTTGGCGATTTTGGTTTTGCCGCTGCTAGATTTCACCTGGGCAGTGCTTCGCAGGCTCCGCGCTGGCAAGTCTCCGTTCTCGGCTGACCGCCTGCACATTCATCACCGTCTTCAAGACTTTGGTCACAGTCACCTGGGTGCAGTCTTGGTCTTTTACGCCTGGACCGCGGTAATCTCGATGTCCTGTCTGCTGTTCTTCTTCCTTCCGGTAAGCACAGTCTTCTCGATTTTGGCCCTGGGAATATTCGGCGCCGTTATCTACACAATTCGTCCGGTTATCCAAAGGAGATTCGCAAATCGTGTCAAAGGCAGCTAGCAACCTATTTAAACGAGTCGTAACCCTAGGTGCGGCGCTTGTCGGCGCAATTGCTCTGGTCGGGGGTATCGCAGGTTACCTAGTAGCAGCGATGCCTGGCCTAATCAGTGCCCTGATTGGCGCAGGTTTGGCATTTGTTTTTGTTACCCTCACCGCCCTGAGCGTCTGGGTTGGAGGCAAACTTCCTCTCGGTGGTTTCTTCGGAGTGGTACTGGGCGGCTGGCTGCTCAAGGTAATCGGATTTGTGCTTTTGATGGGTGCGCTTAAGAACGCAGACTTCATTAGCGGACCGGTGCTTTTCTTCACTTTGGTGGCCTCAATCATGGGCACTTTGGCCGTCGATTCAGTCCTAGTTTTGAAGGCCAGAATCCCAATCGAACCGGCCGCCTAAATTTCTTGAAAAAAGTTGGCTAATACAGCGAAAACCCCTGTTTCGTGCCAACTACGGCTGTTAGGATTATCCGAGGAACTGGGGAATCTTCCCCGAGTGCCAAATCGCACTGTAAATCGCCGCAAGGCACACCAAACTTGCCCCGAAACAGGAGTTCACGCTGTTCACTAAAGCCTTGAACCTGCTCAATGTAGCAGCGAGCACCGAAGAGTCGGGCAGTGGTTTCCACGCCCCTTCAATCATGGAGTTCTATCCTGAGATTGTTGCTTTCGCTGATACTCCATTCGCCCTGAACCGAATCATGCTGATTCGTCTTTTGGTCGTCGCGCTTCTACTCGTTCTATTCAGCCTTTGGACTCGTAAGTTCAAGCAGGCAAACAAGACCAACACCTTTGTTCCTGGCAAGTTCCAGTTGATGGGTGAGATCTCACTAAACTTCGTGCGTAAAAGCATCGCTCACGACCAGCTTGGCGAAAAAGACGGCGACCGCTTCTTGCCGTTGCTCACCACCATCTTCTTCGTGACCCTAGGCATGAACATCACCGGTATCATCCCGGGCCTAAACGTTGCCGGAACCTCAGTCATCGGTCTTCCGATCGTCATGGCAGCAGCTGCGTACTTCACCTTCATCTATGCGGGTGTCAAAAAGCACGGCGGTCACTTCTTCACCAACGCGCTGTTCCCAGCCGGTGTTCCAAAGCCGTTCTACATTCTGGTTACACCGATCGAGTTCCTCTCGACCTTCATTCTTCGCCCGGTTACCCTTGCTCTTCGTTTGACCATGAACATGATCGCTGGCCACTTGTTGCTAGTGCTCTGTTTCTCGGCAACTCAGTTCTTCTTGTTCAACGCTGAAGGAGCCTTCAAGTTCTTCGGTGCCGGAACTTTTGTCTTCGGATTCGCATTCACGGTCTTTGAGATCTTGGTTGCTTTCCTACAGGCGTACGTTTTTACTCTGCTGACCACGGTCTACATTCAGTTGGCCTTGGCAGACGAGCACTAATCAGGACTGACAACCGTCAGTTCTAAACCACGGAAGGGAAATACAAAGTGGACGTAACTAACATCGCAGAAGTATCAGGAAACATCGCAGTAATCGGCTACGGCCTTGCAGCTGTAGGTCCTGGTGTAGGTGTAGGTCTAGTTGTTTCAAAGACCATCGAGTCAATCGCTCGCCAGCCAGAGCTAGCAGCAAAGCTTCAGGTCACAATGTGGCTTGGTATCGCATTTACCGAGGCTCTTGCGCTTATCGGTCTTGCAACCCCATTCATCTTCGCTTAGTCAGTCAGGATCTAACCCATGATTTCACAGATTCTCGCTGCTGCTTCGGAGGGTGAGGCAACGCCTAACCCACTGTTGCCAGCCAGCTACGATCTCCTGTGGTCTTCGGTTGTCTTCGTAATTCTTCTGGCTTTCTTCTGGTTCAAGGTGCTTCCGAACTTCAAGAAGACCTTGGATGCACGTACTGAGGCGATCGAAGGTCGTCTTGAGGCTGCAGAGAAGGCTCAGGCAGAGGCTGCAGCTAAGACTGCAAACATCGAAGCCGAGCAGGCCGAGGCTCGCGCCGAAGCTTCACAGATTCGCGAAGAGGCCCGCGCCGAGGGTGCAGCTATTTTGGCTGAACTCAAAGAGCAGGCGTCTCTCGAAGCTGCGCGCTTGACCGCGACCGCAAAGGCTCAGATTGAAGCCGAACGCCAGGCAGCACTTATTTCACTTCGTGCCGAGGTTGGCTCACTAGCCATCGACCTTGCATCAAGTGTTGTTGGTGCCAGCCTTCAGAATGACAAAGTTGCAAGCGGCGTGGTTGACCAGTTCCTGGCTGACCTAGAGGCTGGCGACAGCGTTTCTAAGACCAAGGCAGGCAAGAAGAAGTAATGGCGAGTTCAACCAGACAGTCGCTAGCCCAGGCAAAAGAGGCCCTTGAGCCTCTACTTGCCAAAGCAGACCTCAAGTTCGCAGAAGAGATTTTCGCAATCGGCGCAGCCGTTGCTTCTTCGTCTCAGTTGCGCAGCATCCTCTCGGACCCTTCCGCCGAGGTAAACGCAAAATCAGGTGCACTCAATGCCGTATTCGGCAAGAGTGTCTCGAAAGCTGCGCTTGAGTTCACCAACTCTCTGGTTGCACTTCGCTGGTCAACCGGTCAAGACCTAGTAGCTGCATTTGAGCAGCTCGCGGTCTTCACCGTTGCCAGCATTGCTTCGGCTAACAAGAAGCTCGCTGGAGTCGAAAGTGAATTGTTCGCTTTCCAGCAGGCCGTAGATTCTGACCAGGATCTCCAGTTTGCTCTGGGCGACCGTCTTGCTTCAGAAGACGCAAAGCTCGCACTTGTCGACGCTTTGACCAAGGGCAAGACCACCGACGAGTCAGTTACTTTGATTCGTCGTGCAGTAATCGGCGCCCGTCGCCGCCGCGTTTCAGTTGTACTTGAGCAGTTTGGCAAGCAGGTTTCTGCTGTTGCCAGCCGCCTGGTTGCAACCGTAACCGTCGCCGCGCCAATCACCGCGGCTCAGCTTGAGCGCCTAGAGGGCGTTTTGGCTAAGTCTTACGGCCAGAGCCTAAAGCTAAACGTTGAGATTGATCCGACCATTTTGGGCGGTCTCAAAGTTCAGGTAGCCGGCGAAATTCTTGACGGCAGCCTTAGCTCACGTCTTACAGCAGCAAAACTTCAACTCGCGTAAGCGAACAACAAACTTCAGCCGCCTAGGTAGCTGACGCAACGACCAACCGGGGTTCGCCCCAGAAGTAGAGGAACGAGATGGCAGATCTGAAAATCAGCCCGAACGAGATTCGCGACGCTCTAAAGGACTTCGTTAAGTCTTACGAGCCAGCCAAGGCTTCAAAGACTGAAGTGGGCCACGTAATCGATGCCGGTGACGGTATTGCTCACATCGAGGGTCTTCCATCAGCCATGGCTAACGAGCTTCTCAAGTTTGAGGATGGCACTCTTGGCCTAGCACTAAACCTTGATGAGCGCGAGATCGGTACCGTTGTACTCGGTAACTTCGAAGGCATCGTTGAGGGTATGGAAGTTCACCGCACCGGTGAGGTCCTTTCAGTGCCAGTTGGCGACAACTTCCTTGGTCGCGTTGTAGACCCACTGGGTAACCCAATCGATGGTCTAGGTGACATCAAGGCAGAGGCACGTCGTGCACTTGAGCTTCAGGCTCCAGGTGTTATGGCGCGTAAGTCTGTTCACGAGCCGCTACAGACCGGTATCAAGGCAATCGACGCCATGATTCCTGTTGGTCGCGGACAGCGTCAGCTGATCATTGGTGACCGACAGACCGGTAAGACCGCGATCGCGATTGACACCATCATCAACCAGAAGGCTAACTGGGAGTCAGGCGACGTCCAGAAGCAGGTTCGTTGCATCTATGTAGCAATCGGCCAGAAGGGTTCAACCATTGCTGGTGTTAAGGCTGCTCTAGAAGAAGCCGGCGCCATGGAGTACACCACTATCGTGGCTTCTCCAGCTTCAGACCCAGCAGGTTTCAAGTACCTAGCGCCTTACACCGGTTCTGCCATTGGTCAGCACTGGATGTACGGTGGCAAGCACGTCCTCATCATCTTTGATGACCTGTCAAAGCAGGCAGAGGCCTACCGTGCAGTTTCACTTCTTCTACGTCGTCCACCAGGCCGCGAGGCTTACCCAGGTGACGTCTTCTACCTACACTCACGCTTGCTAGAGCGTTGTGCCAAGTTGAACGACGAACTAGGTGGCGGTTCGATGACTGGTCTTCCAATCATCGAGACCAAGGCAAACGACGTTTCTGCATACATTCCAACCAACGTGATTTCGATCACCGACGGTCAGATCTTCTTGCAGTCAGACCTCTTCAACTCAAACCAGCGCCCTGCTATTGACGTAGGTATCTCGGTTTCACGTGTTGGTGGTGCGGCTCAGGTCAAGGGCATCAAGGGTGTTTCAGGTACCTTGAAGCTCGAACTTGCTCAGTACCGTGCACTTGAGGCATTCGCAATGTTTGCGTCTGACCTTGATGCTGCATCACGTCAGCAGCTAGCACGCGGTGCTCGTCTAATGGAGCTTCTAAAGCAGCCTCAGTACTCACCATTCCCTGTTGAAGAGCAGACTGTGTCCATCTGGGCGGGTACGACCGGCAAGCTAGATGAGGTTCCAGTTGAGGACGTATTGCGTTTCGAGGCAGAGCTTCTTGAGAGCCTGCGCCGCAACAGCAAGGTCTTGACCACCATTCGCGAGACCAACAAGTTGGAAAGCGACACCATTGCTGAACTAGAGAAGGCTGTTGCCAAGTTCAAGAAGAGCTTTGCGACCACCTCTGGTGAGTCACTTGCATCTGCAGGAGACGTTACCGTTCTAGACGAAGACGACGTCAACCAGGAAAAGATCGTCAAGCAGAAGCGCAAGAAGTAAGCACTTCGCTAAGACAATCATCCAACTGACGACAAGAATCTAGGAGAGACATGGGAGCGCAACTTCGGGTCTATAGGCAGAAAATTAAGTCTGCCCAGACGACCAAGAAGATTACTCGTGCCATGGAGTTGATCTCTGCCTCACGCATTTACAAAGCACAGCAGCGTGTAGCAGCATCAACCCCGTACTCACGCGCTGTCACTCGTGCGGTTTCTGCGGTTGCAACGTATTCAAACATTGCTCACCCGCTGACCACCGAGCCAGAGCGTATCGATCGGGCAGCCGTCGTAATTTTCACCTCAGACCGCGGTCTTGCCGGAGCGTTTTCATCAAACGTTCTCAAAGAGGCCGAACAGCTAACTAACTTGCTCCAGGAGCAAGGCAAAGAAGTTGTTTACTACCTAGTTGGTCGTAAGGCAGTAGCTAACTTTGGTTTCCGTCGCCGTAACGCTGTTCAGCAGTGGA
This portion of the Rhodoluna limnophila genome encodes:
- the atpA gene encoding F0F1 ATP synthase subunit alpha, with product MADLKISPNEIRDALKDFVKSYEPAKASKTEVGHVIDAGDGIAHIEGLPSAMANELLKFEDGTLGLALNLDEREIGTVVLGNFEGIVEGMEVHRTGEVLSVPVGDNFLGRVVDPLGNPIDGLGDIKAEARRALELQAPGVMARKSVHEPLQTGIKAIDAMIPVGRGQRQLIIGDRQTGKTAIAIDTIINQKANWESGDVQKQVRCIYVAIGQKGSTIAGVKAALEEAGAMEYTTIVASPASDPAGFKYLAPYTGSAIGQHWMYGGKHVLIIFDDLSKQAEAYRAVSLLLRRPPGREAYPGDVFYLHSRLLERCAKLNDELGGGSMTGLPIIETKANDVSAYIPTNVISITDGQIFLQSDLFNSNQRPAIDVGISVSRVGGAAQVKGIKGVSGTLKLELAQYRALEAFAMFASDLDAASRQQLARGARLMELLKQPQYSPFPVEEQTVSIWAGTTGKLDEVPVEDVLRFEAELLESLRRNSKVLTTIRETNKLESDTIAELEKAVAKFKKSFATTSGESLASAGDVTVLDEDDVNQEKIVKQKRKK
- a CDS encoding F0F1 ATP synthase subunit delta → MASSTRQSLAQAKEALEPLLAKADLKFAEEIFAIGAAVASSSQLRSILSDPSAEVNAKSGALNAVFGKSVSKAALEFTNSLVALRWSTGQDLVAAFEQLAVFTVASIASANKKLAGVESELFAFQQAVDSDQDLQFALGDRLASEDAKLALVDALTKGKTTDESVTLIRRAVIGARRRRVSVVLEQFGKQVSAVASRLVATVTVAAPITAAQLERLEGVLAKSYGQSLKLNVEIDPTILGGLKVQVAGEILDGSLSSRLTAAKLQLA
- the atpB gene encoding F0F1 ATP synthase subunit A, with the protein product MNLLNVAASTEESGSGFHAPSIMEFYPEIVAFADTPFALNRIMLIRLLVVALLLVLFSLWTRKFKQANKTNTFVPGKFQLMGEISLNFVRKSIAHDQLGEKDGDRFLPLLTTIFFVTLGMNITGIIPGLNVAGTSVIGLPIVMAAAAYFTFIYAGVKKHGGHFFTNALFPAGVPKPFYILVTPIEFLSTFILRPVTLALRLTMNMIAGHLLLVLCFSATQFFLFNAEGAFKFFGAGTFVFGFAFTVFEILVAFLQAYVFTLLTTVYIQLALADEH
- the prfA gene encoding peptide chain release factor 1, yielding MLSSVQPLIAEHAELQTKLSDPALHGNPALAKKLNRRYAELSTIVAAYNQVVSLNEDLKAAKELAKEDEMFAEEATITEERLLAANEKLRRLLIPRDPDDGRDVIMEIKAGEGGAESALFAADLLRMYIQYANSKGWKTEVLDKNESDLGGIKDIQLAIKSNATDPSQGVHAHLKYEGGVHRVQRVPATETQGRIHTSAAGVLVFPEVDEPEEVEISQNDLRIDVYRSSGPGGQSVNTTDSAVRITHLPTGITVAMQNEKSQLQNREAAMRVLRARILAAQQEAIEAEQSAARKSQVKSVDRSERIRTYNYPENRIADHRTGYKAYNLDAVMDGALEPVIQSAIQMDEEARLAALGSAESK
- the thrB gene encoding homoserine kinase; the protein is MVSLVGRKVSVKVPATSANLGPGFDTLGMALSFYDELEVEAVAGVGAFVEVHGEGEGEVPTDASNLVVQSIAYTFKKFGQELPGLRLTAHNIIPHGRGMGSSGAAVVSGIVAAKGLLEGIVEMTDKDLLDIATELEGHPDNVAPALFGGLTIAWEDESGPHHKKLFVHRGVSPLELVPNHKMSTALARSLQPESVPHNDAVFNVSRSALLIAALTQSPELMLAATEDRLHQDYRAAAMPETDSLVQLMREHGHAAVVSGAGPSVLVLASDPAERLEAAKLAAKHYPEWKALLLAVDFKGATVVLHQ
- a CDS encoding F0F1 ATP synthase subunit B, whose translation is MISQILAAASEGEATPNPLLPASYDLLWSSVVFVILLAFFWFKVLPNFKKTLDARTEAIEGRLEAAEKAQAEAAAKTANIEAEQAEARAEASQIREEARAEGAAILAELKEQASLEAARLTATAKAQIEAERQAALISLRAEVGSLAIDLASSVVGASLQNDKVASGVVDQFLADLEAGDSVSKTKAGKKK
- a CDS encoding L-threonylcarbamoyladenylate synthase, whose amino-acid sequence is MQRVFDCSVDTDLLTGMRRAKVSLGRGELVVLPTDTVYGIGCDAFSAKGVQALLAAKGRTPQSPPPVLIGNVNTLHALAEDVPDVARRLADTFWPGALTMILRAQPSLNWDLGETKGTVALRMPDHKIALALLEDVGPMAVSSANLTGQPAATTCTQAHDYLGESVQVYLDSGNSPKGEASTILDLTGITDSYDADGNLSTTGKIRIVRRGALSEAKLRSVAGELLEGAN
- the rho gene encoding transcription termination factor Rho, producing MDEIQETTAPVRKSRRVVADAAAPAADSAATAAPKKTTRTRAAKASTDAAEAPAEKAPAAKAPRAAKTEQSEAPAESKAPAEAKSEKSESAGEGQERSERSGNNRNRNRNRNRNRNGGESNGSESGESRDSNESAPRDNANRDNSTRDNDSRNDRDFNDERRNRNGRNRNRNDRYRDRNDRRGGRGNGGMQDEIEPEISPDDILVPVAGILDVLDNYAFVRTSGYLPGPNDVYVSLGQVKKYNLRKGDAVVGAIRQPKEGEGQGRQKFNAIVRIDSINGLTQEQAANRVEFGKLTPLYPQSRLRLETEPNKLSTRIIDLVSPIGKGQRGLIVSPPKAGKTLVLQAIANSIAVNNPEVHLMVVLVDERPEEVTDMQRTVKGEVIASTFDRPAEDHTTVAELAIERAKRLVELGHDVVVLLDSITRLGRAYNLSAPASGRILSGGVDSSALYPPKRFFGAARNIEDGGSLTILATALVETGSKMDEVIFEEFKGTGNMELRLSRSLADKRIFPAVDVNASGTRREEMLMSPDETKIVWKLRRALAGLEQQQALELVISRLKETSSNVEFLMKVQKSMPVPTGSDSE
- the atpE gene encoding ATP synthase F0 subunit C produces the protein MDVTNIAEVSGNIAVIGYGLAAVGPGVGVGLVVSKTIESIARQPELAAKLQVTMWLGIAFTEALALIGLATPFIFA
- a CDS encoding glycosyltransferase family 4 protein; this encodes MRAYLLMMLVAAAVTFVGTWAVLKLAHKYKIYPQIRSRDVHTRPTPRLGGVAMFLGFTAAVLTAGSLGWFKSVFSDPIHIIAIVVAAFLITLLGFLDDLYDLDWSLKLAGQFVVAGILAWQGVQVVSLPIAGLTIGSFGISFVATVFLTVLVMNAVNFIDGLDGLVAGVVLIGTGVFFAYSYLLAQQTSPTNYFNLASLISAIVIGMCVGFLPFNWHRAKIFMGDTGAMLLGLLMATSALTVTGQIDPQLVSRGEQIPAFIPLILPLAILVLPLLDFTWAVLRRLRAGKSPFSADRLHIHHRLQDFGHSHLGAVLVFYAWTAVISMSCLLFFFLPVSTVFSILALGIFGAVIYTIRPVIQRRFANRVKGS
- the prmC gene encoding peptide chain release factor N(5)-glutamine methyltransferase, with the translated sequence MFLRELIEHATERFTQVGIESAAVDAELLAGHVLGLSRGGVQAQMLIGGKVSADQAKQITDLFGRRLAREPLQHITGSGYFRNLELEVGRGVFIPRPETEFVAQLAIDALAKVESVNPIAVDLGTGSGAIALAMATEVPNARVYAVEKSDDAMPFTSANFKKYGSVNARLIQGDLAEAFEELNGQVAVVASNPPYIPSAAVPRDVEVHLHDPGLALYGGQDGMDVIHQVSATARRLLVTGGVLVIEHADSQSNQVCQLLLADGWREVQAHRDLTDRDRAVTAIK